Genomic DNA from Lactuca sativa cultivar Salinas chromosome 8, Lsat_Salinas_v11, whole genome shotgun sequence:
AAGAATCTCTCTTattaggggtattttgggaatgaTCTGAATAAGAACTGGATCTATGTTCTCTTGTGTTTCCAGCATTTGCATTTGAATTTGCATTTGTCCCTTTCCCAAAGAAACCACCTGTGCCAAGTGTTCTTGAAGATGGGAAAAAGTTACCCCTCATTCGATCCAAATACCTTCCACCAACAGTTCCCTTGTTGTTATGGGTATTTACCGTTGTACCCTTTGACCCATGTCCTGTTTCAGTGGTGTTGGACTTTAAAGTCAAATTTTGACCACGATCAATGTCCCCTTTCTTGTTTCTTTCAGTTTCTTTCTTTTTCTCGTGGCGTTTCCTTTCAGTTTCTTTTTTATccttttcttcatctttttcggTTACTGTTTTTTCGTCTCTTAACTTCCTACGTTCTTCAACTAACTTTGCAACTTCTTCCCTCTGTTTCCTTTCCTCTTCCTCTAATTGCTCCCTCTCTAATCTCGCCTGTCTTTTCTCTTCAGCTTTCCTGCGAGCTTTTTCACTTTTACTTTCATTACAATTTACACCATTGTCACCCTTTTTGGATAAACCCCTAATATCTGTATCCGTTGAGGTGTTATCTTCAGACAAACTAACTCTAAAAAGCTTCTTCAAAACCCACATAACACCCAAGAAAACAGCACCTAAACTCTTGCAGACAAAAACAAGAAGAAAAGAGTATGATTTTTCAGAAAAGAAGTGGTCACTGTAACTAGATTTCCAAGAACTGGAGCCATGAGCCCAATTACCACCATTTTCAAGCCAATCCTGACCACATATCCAATTATTATCAGACCAAACTTTCCCATTCAACATCTTCTCACCTTTACCTACCAAATCTTTTAAAATCCCAGAATTTGAAAGGCGACCTAAGCCAGGAGGAACAGATAAATCCAAGACAGGTCTCTTGGAGATATGTCCACAGTAGGAACACATGAATTTACCTCCAGAAGGGTTCTGATCACGATATGGAGTCAAACAGTTCCTGCAACGCCTGATTGCAGTCTTTCTAAGCTTCTGCATTTCAATGGCTTCAAACCTTTTTCTCTCTCTAAGTCTAGCATTCCTACGAGCACGCCAAGAAGACAGTTGGGGCATCAAGATTTCATACCAGAAGAGGGTGATTAGGAGGACAAGAACGCAAGCTAGCCTTGGTGAAGTGATTTCAAAACGAAAAGCAGGTGGAAGGAATTGGGATAACAGCCACAGTCCAATCAGTGGGATTACCAACCATGGCAGCATGGTAGCGACCTTTCTTGACCACTTCTGAATCACACAGAGTATACACATTATCCTTCAAACAGCACCCTATCTTCAATCCTTATGTTTCTCCCTTCTTTCAATCACAAACCCTAATAGCACCAAAAAATCCACGATATGACAATCAGAATTACAATCCcttttctaaaccctagaaaaagaTAAGCGCGAAATGGCATATTATTTTCAGGAACAATAATAACAATACGATAATCGGTGAGATAAAATGCTGAACTGGAACAACGTcggtaaaattagggttttggtagcTTAAAAACCTCAGTGAATAAGAATCACAAAATTTAAAATGAACAAGTACAGAACAATGAATGGATAATAAATGAAAACTAATCGATTTATTAGACTTCTgaaatgaaaaatagaaaaaacaacACTTAAGGAGATTGAAAGGAATAGTCCATTACCGGAGATAGATTACCGAAAATTAAACTTCCGATGCCGGCCGATGAGATGTCGCCGTTGCACGGCACCCTTTTCCCTTTAAGCTGTGACGGTGATGAAGATGATGGTTTTCTGACGTAAATTGGGAGAGAAAATGGTGACTCGTGTATATATAAATGAGTGGTGAACCGGACAAATTTATTTACTTGAGTCTTGTAATTAGACCGGGTTTAGAAGGCTTCTTAGATAAATTTTGACTAAATCTAGAAATTCTTTCTTGTTTAAATTATGTAGTTTTCTACATTTGAAAAGGTCACAAATATATCTTGTTGTATCTATCAAACTAGTGACACTCATTCTATACATTCAAATAAGCAAATTATATTTATAACATGTAtttcaaatattttttataatttaaatatttaaataataagtTGAATTATGTATTAATAAGTTGAATTATGTATTAAAACGAATATGTCATGTGTTTAACAGCATTTAAACTATTTATGATTCTTTTAAATAGATTTGGCGCGCAGATATGTATACGATAAATTGAATTTGGCGCGCaaatatttatatgataaattgaAATAGACTGGTCGGTTGTACAGAAAGCAGATTTGAATATTCAGTTGTAAAGAGAAATAGTATCGTTCGTCGTTATTCTAAAAAGGGTTTTGGCAGTATATTTAATAAGAAAACATGATTGCGGGTATACAACCAAGTCATGTGACGTAACGTAACGATTATTGTAAACTTAGCAGTTCAGTTGTTGACGTAATATAACGATAATCTAAAACTTAACAGTTTAATGGGTGATGTCTGTAAGCAGAATATTTTGCAGTAATCTTTGACTTGGATTTTTAAGATATAATTTGAATTTGGCGCGCAAATATCTTTATGATAAATTGAAATAGACTGGTCGGTTGTAttgaaattagatttgaatattcAGTTGTAAAGAGAAATAATATTGTTTGTCGTTATTCTAAAAAGGGTTTTGGCGGTATATTCAATAAGAAAACATGATTGCGGGTATACAACCAAGTCATGTGACGTAATGTAACGATTATTGTAAACTTAGCAGTTCAATTGTTGACGTAATATAACGATAATCTAAAACTTAGCGATTCAATGGGTGACGTCTGTAAGTAGAATACTTTGCAGTAATCTTTGACTTGGACTTTTATGATATAATTTGAATTTGGCGCGTAAATATCTATATGATAAATTGAAATAGACTGGTCAGTTATACTGAAACCAGATTTGAATATTCAGTTGTAAAGAGAAATAATATTTTTTGTCGTTATTCTAAAAAGGGTTTTGGCAGTATATTCAATAAGAAAACATGATTGCGGGTATACAACCAAGTCATGTGACGTAATGTAACAATTATTGTAAACTTAAAAGTTCAGTTGTTGACGTAATATAACGATAATCTAAAACTTAACAGTTCAATAGGTGACGTCTGTAAGCAGAATACTTATACTTTGCAGTAATCTTTGACCTGGACTTTTATGATATAATTTGAATTTGGCGCGTaaatatttatatgataaattgaAATAGACTGGTCGATTGTACTGAAATCAGATTTGAATATTCAGTTGTAAAGAGAAATAATATTATAAGTAGAATATTTAAACTTTGCAGTAATCTTTGACTTAGACTTTTATGATATAATTTGGATAGCCACACAATCCAACTATAGGGGTTTATAGGAATGTAGAGCTATATAGGAACTTTGGCTTGTAATAAAAGCATAAAATCAATACATTACATAATTGTTCGGTAACAGAAGTCTATTGTATTGAATTTCACATGAAGAGTGGATTACAATCTCTAAAACTCACAAAAGTGATATTCATTATGGTAAGATATTTAGTGATGTATTTCATTTCCTACACAATCAGGAAATAATGGTGTATGGGGCGTGTGAGTCATATACTAATATCTCTATTTGTATTTAGGGTAAATTACATTGAGTTATCGATTTACTTGCTATTAAaagtatatatgtataaataacaTAATAGAAAATGCCTAACTAAATCTTCAATATAATCACAAATAAGATAATAACTTGGTAGTTAACCTTTGATATTTGTTGTGGGACGATTGATAAATCCTTTGTAATGTCGCCACGTTATTCATAGGGATAAGGCCCATGACATTAACCGTTACTCACAATTGTATTAATAACTATGAATagatttatagtttttatatattttttaatgatttcagttaatatttataattatttgTGGTGTTTGCGAATGTAAATGGTATCTAGCACAATGTTTACCGGAAGCTTCTAACCCAACGATATCAACAGTATCAGCGGTATCAGATTTTGTCTTTCTTTCTTTAGAAGTAGATTAGAtttgttattaattttttttgtcaGCAATAGACATTTTTTAAGGGGGGGTGGGGAGGCGAGGGGATTTCAAAATTTAGT
This window encodes:
- the LOC111896173 gene encoding uncharacterized protein LOC111896173 encodes the protein MCILCVIQKWSRKVATMLPWLVIPLIGLWLLSQFLPPAFRFEITSPRLACVLVLLITLFWYEILMPQLSSWRARRNARLRERKRFEAIEMQKLRKTAIRRCRNCLTPYRDQNPSGGKFMCSYCGHISKRPVLDLSVPPGLGRLSNSGILKDLVGKGEKMLNGKVWSDNNWICGQDWLENGGNWAHGSSSWKSSYSDHFFSEKSYSFLLVFVCKSLGAVFLGVMWVLKKLFRVSLSEDNTSTDTDIRGLSKKGDNGVNCNESKSEKARRKAEEKRQARLEREQLEEEERKQREEVAKLVEERRKLRDEKTVTEKDEEKDKKETERKRHEKKKETERNKKGDIDRGQNLTLKSNTTETGHGSKGTTVNTHNNKGTVGGRYLDRMRGNFFPSSRTLGTGGFFGKGTNANSNANAGNTREHRSSSYSDHSQNTPNKRDSFQNDRGFGKSNPHPDDHNHIRPAVFEPQPCPPPKRSWQQLFTRSSTTTTTTTPSTTTNVISRPNGGIPNSIPPTEGITNSILLGLPYHSPSNPILPPEVEEFDNFQDPCYVLDPTSLIGPVSESLDDFQLDLGFEKSRPVKAHSEVNRPSPIESPMSRLSVSSTQSKTNLPLEEHGGGNEKEWQMWNSTPLCLDTLGLMGKPNDDPWGTMRTSYGSMSSNNNNNININNNRLKNSNLPEGIGHNVWAKNEKGAAGVSGEGAGLMMPPVAGLYSGQDVQAVWSYE